One region of Zingiber officinale cultivar Zhangliang chromosome 7B, Zo_v1.1, whole genome shotgun sequence genomic DNA includes:
- the LOC122007020 gene encoding serine/threonine protein phosphatase 2A 57 kDa regulatory subunit B' alpha isoform-like, whose protein sequence is MGFFGPRHAVKSPPLPQRKSTTLRRLFDLDSQIDALSPYPPAAPSADAETKQLLSAISYCTTAVFNFVDPAESPAQQDLKRRQLSHVLSAVREIKALPFLDEAVWKPLLAMLAANLFRPLPPPAHPSLPPDLLDEDGGGYAMALAPDWPHLHIAYDILSTAVAEADERTLRRHIDRGFLRGLVSLFQSEDPRERDRLKVVYHQLYSKLAPDRGFMRRQMVCALAHQVFDAEPRPFGTAELLEIWGSIICGFAVPLKEEHRVFLSRILVPLHKAKCVGAYHRQLAYCVTQFVAKEPGLGEVVAKGILRHWPSTNCHKEVLLLEELEELVESSDVGDLQKVAVPICNRVARCSGSTNSQVAERALCMWNNEQFVKMASRCWEQVLPAIVESVEKNIEWHWSKSVQELATSLKRMLEEVEPALYSRFLLQLQRKEADMAEEERKRKMRWERLEMA, encoded by the exons ATGGGCTTTTTCGGCCCGAGGCACGCCGTAAAGTCGCCTCCTTTACCCCAGCGGAAGTCCACCACCCTTCGTCGGCTCTTCGACCTCGACTCCCAAATCGACGCCCTGTCGCCGTACCCTCCCGCCGCTCCCTCCGCTGATGCAGAGACCAAACAGCTTCTTTCCGCCATTTCCTACTGCACCACCGCCGTGTTCAACTTCGTCGACCCTGCTGAGTCGCCGGCGCAGCAGGACCTCAAGCGACGGCAGCTGTCGCACGTCCTCAGCGCCGTCCGGGAGATAAAGGCGCTTCCTTTCCTCGACGAAGCTGTCTGGAAGCCGCTCCTCGCCATGCTCGCCGCCAACCTCTTCCGCCCGCTCCCTCCGCCGGCGCACCCCTCTTTGCCGCCGGACCTCCTCGACGAGGACGGCGGCGGCTACGCGATGGCGCTCGCTCCCGATTGGCCCCACCTCCACATCGCGTACGACATCCTCTCCACGGCCGTGGCCGAGGCCGACGAGCGGACGCTCCGCCGCCACATCGACCGCGGGTTCCTCCGCGGCCTCGTCTCGCTGTTCCAGTCGGAGGACCCGCGGGAGCGAGACCGGCTCAAGGTGGTGTACCACCAGCTGTACTCGAAGCTGGCCCCGGACCGCGGGTTCATGCGGAGGCAGATGGTGTGCGCGCTCGCGCACCAGGTGTTCGACGCGGAGCCGCGGCCCTTCGGGACGGCGGAGCTGCTAGAGATCTGGGGCAGCATCATCTGCGGCTTCGCCGTGCCGCTCAAGGAGGAGCACCGCGTGTTCCTAAGCCGCATTCTGGTGCCACTGCACAAGGCCAAGTGCGTCGGCGCGTACCACCGGCAGCTGGCCTACTGCGTAACCCAATTTGTGGCCAAGGAGCCGGGGCTGGGGGAGGTGGTAGCGAAGGGGATCCTACGGCATTGGCCGTCAACAAACTGCCACAAGGAGGTGCTGCTGCTGGAAGAGCTGGAGGAGCTGGTGGAGTCGTCGGACGTCGGCGACTTGCAGAAGGTGGCCGTGCCAATCTGCAACCGTGTAGCCCGCTGCTCCGGCAGCACAAACTCTCAG GTGGCAGAGAGAGCTCTGTGCATGTGGAACAACGAGCAATTCGTGAAGATGGCGTCGCGGTGCTGGGAGCAAGTTCTCCCGGCCATCGTGGAATCCGTGGAGAAGAACATCGAGTGGCACTGGAGCAAATCGGTGCAGGAGTTGGCCACCTCGCTGAAGAGAATGCTGGAGGAGGTGGAGCCGGCGCTGTACTCGAGGTTTCTGCTGCAGCTGCAACGCAAGGAGGCAGACATGgcggaggaggagaggaagaggaagatgaggTGGGAGAGACTAGAGATGGCTTAG
- the LOC122007019 gene encoding chitin elicitor-binding protein-like: MAARFLLLLPFLVIFLVPPAAVANFTCLSRGRAARCQGLVGYTARNATNLAGVMTLFQIRSFRSLLAANDLPLSTPSSRSVPAGSTLRVRLSCSCSAGRGASAHRPLYRVVPGDNLDSIARNTFDGLVTYQEIAAANNISDPSLIQLGQEVYIPLPCSCDEVEGLPVVHYAHLVAAGSTVSGIAAEFGTKEETLMSLNGITDPKTLQAGQVLDVPLRVCSSAISNASLDSGLLVSNGSYILTANNCVRCSCSSSSWELDCHPTQGISSSVCPVATCQALSLGNSSSAVCGSTTCAYAGYTNTSSFRILTNLTTQSLCNTAGAPAPQPSGGFSPGVEAQSLYLLLLYISLAMALLGWGS, from the exons ATGGCGGCCagattcctcctcctcctccctttCCTCGTTATCTTCCTCGTACCGCCGGCGGCCGTCGCCAACTTCACCTGCCTCTCGCGCGGTCGCGCCGCCCGGTGCCAGGGCCTCGTCGGCTACACCGCTCGCAACGCCACCAACCTCGCCGGAGTCATGACCCTTTTCCAGATCCGCTCCTTCCGCTCTCTCCTTGCCGCCAACGACCTCCCCCTCTCCACCCCGAGCTCCCGCTCCGTTCCTGCTGGCTCCACCCTCCGCGTCCGCCTCTCCTGCTCCTGCTCCGCCGGCCGCGGCGCCTCCGCCCACCGCCCACTCTACCGGGTCGTCCCCGGCGACAACCTAGATTCCATCGCTCGGAATACCTTCGACGGACTCGTCACCTACCAGGAGATCGCCGCCGCCAACAACATCTCCGACCCTAGTTTGATCCAACTAGGGCAGGAGGTCTACATCCCCTTGCCCTGCAGCTGCGACGAGGTGGAGGGCCTTCCGGTGGTGCACTACGCGCATCTGGTGGCGGCAGGCAGCACAGTGTCGGGCATCGCGGCGGAGTTCGGGACAAAGGAGGAGACATTGATGAGTCTGAATGGGATTACGGATCCCAAAACCCTCCAGGCTGGCCAAGTTCTTGATGTTCCTCTCAGAG TGTGTTCTTCAGCAATTAGTAATGCCTCTTTGGACAGTGGCCTCCTTGTTTCTAATGGAAGTTATATTCTGACTGCAAACAACTGTGTCCGCTGCAGCTGCAGCTCATCGTCGTGGGA GCTGGACTGCCATCCTACCCAGGGGATCAGTTCTTCAGTTTGCCCAGTAGCAACCTGCCAAGCTCTCTCCCTTGGCAACTCATCCAGCGCAGTCTGTGGGAGCACAACATGTGCCTATGCTGGCTACACCAACACTAGCTCCTTCAGAATACTCACCAACTTAACAACTCAGTCATTGTGCAATA CTGCAGGAGCGCCGGCACCACAACCCAGTGGCGGGTTTTCTCCAGGGGTCGAGGCTCAATCACTGTATCTCTTGCTACTCTACATTTCCCTTGCAATGGCTCTGCTAggttggggatcatga
- the LOC122004091 gene encoding senescence-associated protein DIN1-like translates to MLYIGRRKGAESTPPPSPPAPHLTAELRTRTTMASLSCAQPSLRSLSNSSIMSSPASSARRRTPPLCFRRRSEIPEHRRRQSFGSSAFAGEAATVPMSVPVRVARELLQAGHHYLDIRTVDEFNAGHPTGAVNVPYMLKTGSGLTKNPNFLVQVLSAFGEDDEIIIGSQSGRRSLMAAAELAAAGFTGITDVEGGFSLWLQNRLPVDA, encoded by the exons ATGCTCTATATAGGCCGCCGGAAGGGGGCGGAATctactcctcctccttctcctcctgcACCGCATTTAACCGCCGAGCTCCGAACAAGAACAACCATGGCTTCTCTCTCTTGCGCCCAGCCGTCGCTCCGCTCCCTCTCAAACTCCAGTATCATGAGTTCCCCGGCTTCTTCAGCCAGGCGAAGGACTCCCCCTCTCTGTTTCCGGCGACGCAGTGAGATCCCCGAGCATCGCCGTCGCCAGAGCTTCGGGAG CTCCGCCTTCGCCGGCGAAGCCGCCACGGTGCCGATGTCGGTGCCGGTCCGAGTGGCCCGGGAGCTGCTTCAGGCCGGCCACCACTATCTCGACATCAGGACCGTGGACGAGTTCAACGCCGGCCATCCGACGGGAGCCGTAAACGTTCCTTACATGCTTAAAACTGGCTCag GGCTGACTAAAAATCCCAACTTCCTGGTGCAAGTCTTGTCGGCCTTCGGCGAGGACGATGAGATAATAATT gGGAGCCAAAGTGGGAGAAGATCACTGATGGCAGCAGCTGAACTTGCAGCAGCT GGTTTCACCGGCATCACTGACGTAGAAGGTGGCTTCTCTCTCTGGCTGCAGAACAGactcccagttgatgcatga